One genomic window of Halobellus limi includes the following:
- a CDS encoding DUF21 domain-containing protein, with protein sequence MVLVSIGLTVGAIVVLIGVSAFFSSSETAIFTLPEEWFAAADPAADGRFATLQGLRGDPHRLLVTLLVGNNVVNVAIASITTLLLTEHLPAGVAVTASTVVASTVVLIFGEIVPKSYGLGHAEEWALRVARPIALVGRVLLPLVVLFDWITRHLNAAIGGESAIEKTHVEE encoded by the coding sequence ATGGTACTCGTCTCTATCGGTCTCACCGTCGGCGCGATCGTCGTCCTGATCGGAGTGAGCGCGTTCTTTTCGAGCAGCGAGACGGCGATCTTCACCCTTCCCGAGGAGTGGTTCGCGGCGGCGGATCCGGCGGCCGACGGGCGGTTCGCGACGCTGCAGGGACTCCGAGGCGATCCCCACAGACTGCTGGTGACGCTTCTGGTCGGGAACAACGTCGTCAACGTCGCGATCGCGAGCATCACCACGCTGCTTCTGACCGAACACCTGCCGGCCGGCGTCGCCGTGACGGCCTCGACCGTCGTCGCCAGCACCGTCGTGCTGATATTCGGCGAGATCGTCCCGAAGTCCTACGGACTGGGCCACGCCGAGGAGTGGGCGCTCAGGGTGGCCCGGCCGATCGCGCTGGTCGGTCGGGTCCTCCTCCCGCTCGTGGTGCTCTTCGACTGGATCACCCGTCACCTGAACGCCGCGATTGGCGGCGAGTCCGCGATCGAGAAGACGCACGTCGAGGAGTGA